The region AAGAAAGGAATGAGTGGTTAATAAACGAACGAAGATGGAGTGAATAGAATACAAAAATTAAAACTACATCGGCATTATGCCGATGTAGTTGCAGGAACGTCTGTAGCAGCTAATTCGATACAATTTCTACCGTGAGCTTTACCTTTACGTAATGCCATATCTGCACGGATGAGGCATTGATTGAAGTCTTCTCCAGGCAATAATTCAGCAACCCCAAAAGTCATGGAAATCGTGATTGTTTTACCATTTTTATGCAACGGCAATTGATGCAGTTTGCTTTGTACTCGTTCCGCAATTTGTTCTGCTGATTTCAATGGACCACCAGGTAACAGCAGTAGAAATTCACCGCCTCCCCAACGTGAGGCCCGATCATTATGGCGAATGGAATCATGTAATATCTGTGCGACGTAAACTAGCGCAGCATCCCCGATATTATGACCATACTGTTCATTAATCATTTTGAAATAATCAATGTCTGCAATAATTAACGACATATGCTGTCTATTTAATGCAGAGGAAGAAAATATCTCATCGATTTTTGACAGAATAGCTTCCCGATTCTGTAAGCCAGTTAATCTATCGGTGTCTGGTTTATCAATGGGCGGATGTCCGCTTTCTTG is a window of uncultured Tolumonas sp. DNA encoding:
- a CDS encoding GGDEF domain-containing protein, with the translated sequence MKQLTMESTRFQLFVRQALIIAFSVHTLFLLLFVVLNIPMLIIAHVTSIVLYLLAIRFNQTSAFKAIATLIWIDLLGHALISSEVLGWQSGFHLYLLLLIPITFLYGIKPQTKRIILAEIAIVLYLLLDYHLYDKPAMIELSPMLSMLIRYLNAIVCFGCLSYQLHFYSACLQESGHPPIDKPDTDRLTGLQNREAILSKIDEIFSSSALNRQHMSLIIADIDYFKMINEQYGHNIGDAALVYVAQILHDSIRHNDRASRWGGGEFLLLLPGGPLKSAEQIAERVQSKLHQLPLHKNGKTITISMTFGVAELLPGEDFNQCLIRADMALRKGKAHGRNCIELAATDVPATTSA